DNA from Methanocella sp.:
GGCGGCAGGGTGTGGGTGGAAGATCGAGTATTCGGTGACCATACGAAGGGCGCAAGGTTCGTGGTCATGCTGCCAGCCGTTGAGAAGTGATTAATATCCAGCTATTTTAATTAGAAAATGTCTAGATTAAAAGATACCATATACCCCAAAAAGAAAGTGGGACAACCCAAATTTGAACCGCTAAACCATCTTGATTTTATAATGTATTAAAGGGGCGAAGCTCAGATTTTTTCGGGCCTTAAACAAATATGTACACTCCATAGATGAGCCTAACCTTGTTTTAGAGCGCCCGGATCGGGATTCGAACCCGAGTCAGAGCCTCAACAGGGCCAAGTTTTGAATCGTCATAAATACTAAAAATAATACCATATACTTTAACCGTGCTATATATTAGCACTAAGGACTTATTATTAATATTTCCCACGAGTAATAAAAGTTAGTCGCTAATAGCAGGCAGCATGACCACGAACCGTGCGTCCTTCGTATGGTCGCCCGGAACCAGCTTGCACTTAAAACTTGTACCCGAGCAGGTTCCAGTAGTTCAGAAACCACAGGAAGGCCACTAGCGCGATCGTTACGAATATATAATGTATCCGGCTTGGCAAGCTCCAGAATCGTCGAATCCACGCGAGAACGGTGAAGCTGATAGCCCCGATCGTGAATAGCACCGCCAGGATGGGCAACGTGAGAACGATGAGCAACACCGGAGGGACGCCATAGGCGATGTCATTGTACGCCGTTGTCAGGAGTAGCAGGAAGCCGATGACCAAGCCAATGTCAAGCAGGATTGCAATGGCTGCGATCCAGCGGGCAACAGCCTGAGTCCGGTCGGGTACACGATGTTTCCTGCGGCGGAGAAGCCAGGATATGGGCCATGCGATCAAAGCCGAGAGGAAAACGAGCATGCAGATGGCCAGCAGTGCCAGATGGAAGCTCATCGTCTGGTACCAGTCCGCTTTCACGAGCGACCCGCCCTCGGGGTCGCTGCCAACGAACAGGTACTGGATTCGGCCATTCGCATCCTCGCGGAAGACCATCCGGTTTGTCCCGTTCAGCTCTTCGAAGTATAGCGGTGCCACTTCGACGAACGTATGACCCAAAATGCTAATAGAGCCATTCGGGTTTGCCATAACATCATACTGCTGGGATAACCCTCCGACGATCTTCTCCAGAGTCGTGTAGGCAGTCCGTGTCGAATAATATGTACCCGCATAGCCTTGAGCCCGTTCCTGATACCCGTCCATTGGTACGGGGACAAGCAGATTGCTAGCTGGATAGTAACGGTCGAATAGCCCTTGAACGACGTTTTGGCAGGCTTGTGCACCGCCATCGCCATTAAAGCTGACGAAGATTCCGAGGTCTTCGTCTGGCAGCAGGCAGATCTCGCTATGGAATAGGAGCGTGTCTCCTGTCTTAACGAGCGCCCGCTTTCCGTTCAAGCCCGTTTCGACCATGCCATAGGCCATCCCATACAGCCTGGGGTCGTTCGAATATTCCCGGGTCAGCATCAGGGCATTAGTGCTCCTGTTAAGGATACTCTTGTTATCATACTGGCCGCCATCCAGCCGTGCTATCATGAAATGCGCTAAATCTGTAGCCGTTGCACTGATTGATCCCGCTGGGGATGGCACAACATACTCGAAGCTGCCCATATGGTAACCGTTACTGGAATAAGTATATCCTTTGGCCAGGCGGACTTCAAGGTCGTTCGGCACAGGTTGCCTTGAGGTAGAGTTATACATCCCGAGCGGGGCGAACACATTCTGATCCAAATACAGGTCGTAGGAGACGCCCGTAACCTGCTGGATCAAATACCCTTCTAGCGCCACTCCATAGTTCGAGTAGCTGGTCGCCTCGCCGGGAGGCCTTACCCGGGCTGGCATATCCTGTGAAACATAGTTCTGTAGTGAGGGCATCTTCGCGGGATCGATAACGAGAGACTTGCCACAGGCATCCTGTACCTCAAAACCAGCCGAGTGAACCATCAGTTCCCGCAGCGTGATCGGCCCATAGCCGCTGTCCGGAACCTTATAATCCTTGAGATATACGTTAACGTCCATATCCAGCCCGAGACGGCCCTGCTCTACAAGCTGCATAGCAGCGGTGGCCGTGAAAACTTTCGAACAAGAGCCAATCCGGAACAAGGTCGAGTCTGCCATCACAGGGGTACGATTTTCAACATCCGCATACCCATAGCCCTGAGCATAGAGGAGCCGCCCGTTTTTTACAATGGCTACAACGCCGCCGGGGGCCCGGTGATCGTCGATCTGCCGCTGCATTATCCCGTCGACAAAAGACTGAAGCACAACAGTATCGTTCAACCCTGGCAGTATAACCGTATCAGTCGACAGACCAGGGCTCTCAATACTCGACTGAGCAAATACCATCAAACATTGGGACTGAACAAGCATCAATAACAATAAAATAATAAGGCCTCGATGGACGACCTGTTTATAATACCAGACAATGCGAAATGCATTAACCCATTTTTTATTGTCAGATCTACCAATCATGCCCACAACCGCTCAAATCTAAACGACAGAAATGTAAGCATTTAAAACATATAATAATATCCTGAAATGAGGACATAGTGACGTAAAATGTAGATTATGTGTCAGTGTTGATCGCGGGCAGCATGACCACGAACCTTGCGCCCTTCGAGTGGTCACCCGCGACGCGATTCTCGACCCAGACGTGGCCGCCGTAGCTGTCCACCAGCGACTTCACCAGGTACAATCCGAGGCCCATGCCCTTCACCTTCGAATCGCCCTTCAACAATCTATTGAAAATCTTGGGCTTGAAATCGTCGGGGATGCCCGGCCCGTTATCGTCTACCCTGACCCGACAATACTTGTCCCCCTCATCGCTAAAAACATCCAATATGATTTCGATGTCCGCCCTGTTTCCCGTATGCTTGATCGCGTTGCTCACCAAGTTAGCGAACACGTCGTGCAACAACTCGTTGGCGTGGACGTGGCAACCTTCGCACCCGTTCAAGTTCAACGTGATGGTCTTGTGGGGCACACTGCCAAACTCCCGCTGCACATCCACCAACAACCCGCAAACATCGATGTCCTGGGTCTGGAACAGGCTATCCTGAAGCTTCTGCAACTTACGCACGTTCTGGATGAGCATGGCGCAGCGCTGCAGCACCTCGATCGGCTTATCCAAAAACTCGGCCTGGTCATCCTTGTGGGGCATCAAGTCCCGGGCCAGTTCCAGGTACCCCAAAGCGATCTGGTGCATGTTGTTGATATCGTGGCCCATTAAATCCAGGTACAGCTCGGCCCGGCTCTTAGCATCGGATAGAGCTTCCTCCGCCTGTTTGCGGTCGCTGATGTCCCTTGCAATGGTCGACGCGCCGGTGATATGCCCTGCCGGGTCGAAGATGGGCGAAACAGTGATAGATGAGGGGATAATACGGCCGTCTTTTGACACCCTCACGGTCTCGTAATGCTCAACGCGCCTGCCCCCCCGGATTTGTTCGAGAATGTTCCGTTCCTCGTCATAACGATCCTCCGGCACGATAAGAGTGATCGGCTGCCCAACGGCCTCTGCCTGCGTATATCCATAAAGTTGTTCGGCACCACGGTTCCAGCTCGTGATGACGCCGTCCAACGACTTGCCGATGATCGCATCATTAGACGATTCTACGATGGCCGCCAGCCTTGCCTGCGCCTCCTCGGCCCGCTTGCGCTCGGAAACGTCTTGGATAGTCCCTGTAAAGCGAACGGGCCCGCCCTGCTCATCGAACACGACGTGACCCAGGGCGTGAATGGTGCGTTTATCGCCATTAGGTCGGATGATCCTGTGTTCACTGTTATAGGCCACATCGCCACTCAACGCTGCTTTTACCCGGCGATCGATCTCTACCCTGTCGTCAGGGTCGACAAGCTCCAAATACTCTTTGTAGGTGAAATATTTCCGCGGGGCCAGGCCCAGTATCCGGTAGAACTCGTCGCTACAGGTCATCCTGTTCTTTTTTAAGTCCCAGTTCCAGCTCCCAACCACAGCAAGCCGCTGTGCCTCGTCAAAGCCCTTGTTCAGCCGTTCCAGCTCGAAGTTCTTCTTCGCGAGCTCGCGCTGCAAAGCAACTAGCTCGTTATTCAGCCGACTGACCTCGTCGTATATGTCCGCGTCGCGCCGGACGTGCTCCGCGATAAACGCGCTCTTATCCTTAATCGCCATACGCAGCGCGTTGACCTCCTCGTTCTCCATCAGCAGCATATCCTCGTTCAGCGCGAGGATGTCCTCACATGCCTGCGCGCCCACGACAAGCATCTGCTCGCCCTTCAGGATGCCGACAAAATGTAAGGGTAATATCTTATCCCTGACCTGGACGTTCATCTCCCAGTCGAACGTGGCGTTATACTTGCGAAGCTCGACCAAAAAGTTGAGCAGCTTGTCCAGGCTTCCCCGGTTGATTAACTGTGTCAGGGGCTTCCCTACGAGCTTCGATTCCGAGACCCCGAGCGTATCATAGAGGACTTCCCGGATAGTCCCTTGAGGATCGCACAAAAGGGCAATACCAGGCTTTTGTTCCTGCTTGTCCCATGCCAAATCCTGTCCGCTCACAACTTTCACGTGCCTGCCAGTTTCTTCGCGATCTCCACGGCTTCCCGGGCATCACCCGCAAAGCCGTCGGCCCCTACATGTCGCCACAATCCGGGAGAGTTGTTGAACGGGTAGCCTCCCACGATGATCTTGATATGCCGGGTCGCTTCGTCGCTGCGGACGGCCTCGATCAGCTCTTTCACCTTGCTCACGTGAAAGGTCATGGTCGCCGAGATCGCCAGGACATCCACCTTGTTTTCCTTAAGTGTCCGCAAAACGCTCCTCGCCGGCGTGTTCGCTCCAAGATAGATCGTGTCCCAGCCCTCCATCTCAAAGAAGTCGGCCACCATGCGAATGCCCAGCTCGTGCAGCTCTTCCTCAACGCACACCGCTATGAGCTTGAGGCCTGTCCTCTCTTCGGAAAAGAGCCTCGGGTACAGCTGGGCCATGATCAGCTGGGTCGCTGCAGTACAATAGTGTTCCTGCGCCACGCTGATCTGGTTAGTCTGCCACAATCGGCCTACCTCGTACTGGGTCGGCTGGAATACCTGCAGGTAAATATCACGAATACTCAGTCCGCTGTCCACCGCATCCATGATTA
Protein-coding regions in this window:
- a CDS encoding serine hydrolase domain-containing protein, coding for MLQSFVDGIMQRQIDDHRAPGGVVAIVKNGRLLYAQGYGYADVENRTPVMADSTLFRIGSCSKVFTATAAMQLVEQGRLGLDMDVNVYLKDYKVPDSGYGPITLRELMVHSAGFEVQDACGKSLVIDPAKMPSLQNYVSQDMPARVRPPGEATSYSNYGVALEGYLIQQVTGVSYDLYLDQNVFAPLGMYNSTSRQPVPNDLEVRLAKGYTYSSNGYHMGSFEYVVPSPAGSISATATDLAHFMIARLDGGQYDNKSILNRSTNALMLTREYSNDPRLYGMAYGMVETGLNGKRALVKTGDTLLFHSEICLLPDEDLGIFVSFNGDGGAQACQNVVQGLFDRYYPASNLLVPVPMDGYQERAQGYAGTYYSTRTAYTTLEKIVGGLSQQYDVMANPNGSISILGHTFVEVAPLYFEELNGTNRMVFREDANGRIQYLFVGSDPEGGSLVKADWYQTMSFHLALLAICMLVFLSALIAWPISWLLRRRKHRVPDRTQAVARWIAAIAILLDIGLVIGFLLLLTTAYNDIAYGVPPVLLIVLTLPILAVLFTIGAISFTVLAWIRRFWSLPSRIHYIFVTIALVAFLWFLNYWNLLGYKF
- a CDS encoding PAS domain S-box protein → MSGQDLAWDKQEQKPGIALLCDPQGTIREVLYDTLGVSESKLVGKPLTQLINRGSLDKLLNFLVELRKYNATFDWEMNVQVRDKILPLHFVGILKGEQMLVVGAQACEDILALNEDMLLMENEEVNALRMAIKDKSAFIAEHVRRDADIYDEVSRLNNELVALQRELAKKNFELERLNKGFDEAQRLAVVGSWNWDLKKNRMTCSDEFYRILGLAPRKYFTYKEYLELVDPDDRVEIDRRVKAALSGDVAYNSEHRIIRPNGDKRTIHALGHVVFDEQGGPVRFTGTIQDVSERKRAEEAQARLAAIVESSNDAIIGKSLDGVITSWNRGAEQLYGYTQAEAVGQPITLIVPEDRYDEERNILEQIRGGRRVEHYETVRVSKDGRIIPSSITVSPIFDPAGHITGASTIARDISDRKQAEEALSDAKSRAELYLDLMGHDINNMHQIALGYLELARDLMPHKDDQAEFLDKPIEVLQRCAMLIQNVRKLQKLQDSLFQTQDIDVCGLLVDVQREFGSVPHKTITLNLNGCEGCHVHANELLHDVFANLVSNAIKHTGNRADIEIILDVFSDEGDKYCRVRVDDNGPGIPDDFKPKIFNRLLKGDSKVKGMGLGLYLVKSLVDSYGGHVWVENRVAGDHSKGARFVVMLPAINTDT
- a CDS encoding cobalamin B12-binding domain-containing protein gives rise to the protein MILYFKKKHFLLFNHGNKGGAFISGQTIQLDPKIVCKYIDDRRQELAEAIVDRQYRFQPEFWEPYGEQGRRQSVLDAGFHLSYLSEAISASDISLFTGYIAWVKVLFKSLKFPTDIIVTTLKCVGKVLNEQLPQEMRPIVSEYIDAGLDMISNAPDAPPSFLDDKAPQGGLAGEYLKRLLVNDRRGALRLIMDAVDSGLSIRDIYLQVFQPTQYEVGRLWQTNQISVAQEHYCTAATQLIMAQLYPRLFSEERTGLKLIAVCVEEELHELGIRMVADFFEMEGWDTIYLGANTPARSVLRTLKENKVDVLAISATMTFHVSKVKELIEAVRSDEATRHIKIIVGGYPFNNSPGLWRHVGADGFAGDAREAVEIAKKLAGT